The genomic region CTATGGTACTTACCTGGGCCAGAGGGATTCTTTGACGGAGCTTTACTCCGTTAGGGATGCCACAAACATGGCCCTTAGGATGGCTCACGTTTCAATAAATGACATAAACCTGGCGGAGGTTCATGACACGTATAGCATACTTGGCATGCTGGCTCTGGAGTCGATGGGTCTCGTGAGGCTTGGTGAGACACCGAGGCTACTATCCACGGGCGCGTTGGACGCGGGTAATAAATTAATTGTTAATGCCAGCGGTGGGCTTAAAGCCATGGGATTCCCTGGCGGGGCATCGGGTATGTATGAATTAGCGTTGATGGTTATGGAGTTGATGAATGTAAAGCCCTTTGAGTCGCTGGGTAGGGCTGAATTGGGAATTGTCCAGGATATGGCCGGTTTTGACCTGATATCAACATCGATAATACTCAGGAGGGTGAGCTGACATGGTGGACCAGAGACTATCCATACCAAGGTACTGGAGGAGGATGCCCCAGTACTACAGGCTCGAGGGTATTCAATGCGTTAAGTGTGGTCGAATATACTTCCCACCAAGGGCCGTGTGCGAGTGCGGTTCTAGGGAGTTTAAGCCATACCCATTACCAAGCACCGGCAAGCTCCTGAACTTCACCGTGCTTTATTCAGTGCCCGTTGAGTTTGAGAAGATGAAGCCTCTGATCATAGGTGTGGTGGATCTTGGCGGCGTTAAGGTTGTTGGGCAAATAGTGGATTGCATGAACCCCGAAAAGCTGAGTCCTGGCATTGATGTTGAGGTTGTGTTTAGGATGGTTAAGATGGATGGCACATACGGCCTAATAAACTACGGCTATAAGTTCAGACCAATCAATAATTGCTAAATCTCCTAAGAATCAAAACCCTCACCTTAAACGCCCTCCTAATCCAATCACAGGAGCCGCCATTACTCACGCAGAGCATGTATGACCTAGCAATGAATGCCAAGTCCGCCAGGAAGCCTGCGGTTACGTAATCCTGAGCCTTCAATGCATGAGTCATACGGTCGACTATGTAGGAATATACCGTGGCAGGATTTACGAGATCATCATCAATATCCGCCAGGTAATCCCTATTTATTCGCACCTCACCTCTGACCAACCTGACGTATTGGTAATATGACACCGCGGCGGATATCGTGTTACTTAGGTCATTACCGTTGACGACATCTAGGTAAGGCTTAGCATAATCGCCACAAGCCATTAACCTACTCACTATGCTCTCCCTATTGCCACTGCCGATTAGTGTCCATAGGAAATCCTCCATGGCACCTATTACCTCTTGACTACACTCACTCCTCTTCACTTGATCCCTGCTTACCTGCATACTCATCAAACCACTTCTTCAACTCCTCAATACTGGGCTCTATAAGTGTTAATCCCTTGCCAGGCTCAATCTCATACTTCATAGCCTTCCTATAGTGGTTAGTGAGCCTCGCCTTCTTTATAATGAGCCAACGCTCAATCTCCTTCTTCCTCTCTGGCTGCTCAATCCACATGTGGATGATGGCATCTGCAATATGCTCGGCGCCAAACCCGAAGGTCATACCGGTGGTTGGCGCGAATTGATTCGTCATAATTACAGTGACGTTACTCCTATACAGCCTCTGCCTCAGTCGATAAGTGATTAACCTGGCCATTGCCGGGGCATGAGCCCACATTGGTGCTAGGGAGTCGATGATGACTAGGACATCCCTCGTTATCTTACCCTCCTCGCTAACGCCGAGGACCTCGTAAGCCCTCTCTATTGCTGAGATCACGACCTCCATACTCAATGGCGACTTAGCCTTAGCCTTACCCTCCTCATCCTCACCAGCCCTAAGCAACTCCCTATACTCCCTAGCCAAGCCGAAGAGGTCAATCACGACTAGGTTCGTCTTCACGTCCTTGACCTTCCCAGCCAGTACATCGGCAAGACTAACCGCATCACTTAGGTCAATATTGAATTGTTTAGCCTGCCTAACAACATCGAAGAACCTGGTCTCCGTACTCACGTAAACCACAGGCATTGCATCCACATTAGCCCCCGCAGCCTGTATCGTGAGGATGGACTTACCAACACCTGGCTCTCCAGTCACTAGAAGCCAGTTACCCCTTGGCACACCACCAAGCAGTGCATAGTCAAGCCAATTAATCCCAAGGCTAATTCTCCTTACTGCGCTGGACATTGGGGAAGAGAGATATTGCCGAATTTAAAAATCATTTTAATAATGACTTAGCCATATTACACTCTCATCTGCTTAATGTCTGGGAAGTCATCTTCAAAGTACTCATGCTCACCCCTAATACCCTTGCTTCTCTTCTCACGTTCAAGGCCCCTAAGTTCAACACGCCTGATCTTACCGCTGATTGTCTTAGGTAGTTCAGGCACGAACTCAATAGCTCTGGGCCTCTTATACGGCGCTATGTTAAGCCTAATGAACTTGAATATGTCATGGGCCAAATCCTTACTTGGTGTGTAGCCTGGCTTAAGGACAATGTACGCCTTTGGTATAAAGCCCCTTATCGGGTCTGGGCTTGGGACCACGGCAGCCTCAGCAACGGCCGGGTGCTTCAATAAGTCACTCTCCAGTTCAAACGGGCTAATCCTATAGTCGCTTGACTTGAATACGTCGTCCGCACGGCCAACGAAGTATAGGTAACCCTCCTCATCCATGAAAGCCACATCACCCGTGAAGTACAGGCCGAGCCTAAACACCTCCCTATTCTTATTTTCATCATCATAACCAACCATTAGGCCAATCGGCCTTGGGCTAGTCCTAACGGTTATGTGCCCATCCTTATTAATACCCACGGGATTCCCATCCTCATCAACGAGGACTACGTCATAGCCAGGGGCTGGTTTACCCATTGAGCCAGGCTTAATCTTCATGCCGGGGAAGTTACCAACCATGAGCGTGGTCTCCGTCTGCCCATAGCCATCACGTATGTACTTACCCGTGGCCTTGTAGACACGCTCAATTACCTCTGGATTAAGCGGCTCGCCGGCGCTCACGAAGCTCTTAATCTTCTCTAAGTTATACTTCGTTAAGTCCTCGAGAATTATCATACGCCAAACAGTTGGTGGCGCACATAGTGTGTCAACACCGTAATTCTCAAGAATCTTCAAATGATTAGCCGCACTAAACCTACCACTATAGTCATAAACCACGGTAGTGGCACCAGCATTGAAGGCTGCGAAGAATGTCGACCAAGCCCACTTAGCCCGAGAATGTGAGGTTTTAGGCCCATGGGCCCTGGGCGGGGCAATTTAGCCTCCTCATTGCCTTGGTTGCTTCTTCGCGCATTCTTTTAAGCACTTCGCAGACTTTAATGACCAGCTCTGGGTATTTCTTAATTGTACTCATGTTCATGTAGACTACGAACTTCTTGCCCTGCTTACTTAATTCGGCTTCGTAATTAGCACCTCGAAGTTTTTCCCAAATTGCCTTAGCATCCTCGAAACTCTTACGGTTAGTCCTTAACTCCACTGAGCCGTCTTGTCTCACGTGGACGTTCATTGATATGCTATCAATTATACTAATTGACCATCTGCCTTTTTGCTTGACTCTTATATTTGCTAGCATTATTAAATTCCTTAATTTTTCCCCATCCGGCAAAGCGCTTAAATCCTTGATTATAGTTGCAACTTCTTGGTTATTGAGCCATCTCTGAGCAAGGGCTACGGCCTTGAAGGACCTAATTTCGAAAACTTTCACGTCTTTTTTATCGTCTTCGTCAAATCCGCATTCCCTTAACCTTTTAGTTATATTACCCCACGTCTCATATTTCGAATCGCCTATTGTAAGTCTGACTCTCCTTTTTTCAATATCGATATTGCCGTCTCCGAAAACGGCGGCCAATAAAAAGATTAGAAAGTCTTTCTCATTCATATTGAGAATCTTCCTAACAATCTTAATCTTATCTTTGACTTTATTGTTAATGGAAACTAAGCATAATTTAACTTTAATATCATTGTTAATATTTACGTTATCTATATGTATATATACTTTATTTGACCATGCTAGCGCCCAAATAATTGATTGCCAGAGATAAACTGTACTCATTTCTGGACGGTTTTGGATAACTGATCCATCTGTTAGTAACAGACCGTATCTTATTGCTTTGGATATGTTATTTTTCAGCGTGTTAGGCGTAATAACGTGTATACCTTTTAGTTTCTTTAATGCTATAGCCATTGTTATACCCTTCTCCTTAGCCATTTTGTGCATCCTGATTGTTAAATGTTCCGTATATATGTATATTATAAACGATTCATTCTCGTTAAATGGCTCGCCTCGCATGATTATTGTTGCCTCACCTCTCCTTAACTTTTCAATCAATTCCTCAAGCTCTCTTCGATAAGTCCTCAGCCACTTTTCTCGTGCTTGCCTCACGAGCTCAATCATCTTCTTGGCTGCCTCGATCATTGCCTTCCTCAGTTCGGCGATGGTTGGGTCATTGTTCTCCTTGGCCTTCTCCTCCATGCTCGTTAGCCAAGTATCTAGTTCGTTGATTGTTTTATCGAACGGCGTTACCGACTCACTTAATAGCACGCCTTTGTGCTTCTCCACCCTCCTAAGGAACTCATTGATTAACTTCATTACTTCCTCGATTGTTTTTGGGTCGTTGACGGACTCACCGCATTGAAGCCGCTTATTACCCCTTACCTTCACGCCCCAGCAAATCCTCAAGCCGTTAAGAGCCATGGTACATCCATGGGACTAATCCCAACAAGGCTAATAAGTCACTACCGACCCAGTGCTGAATTGAGTTAAGCACATAATTGAAAGAAACCAAGCACCTAAGGGCGTAAGGTCATGCACGGAGCACAACCAATCCACAGTCAGCACCCACATAAGCAATAAACTAAAAGCAGCAAGGCAAAAACAAAATGTAATAAATCGTGAGGATAATGAGGGGAAAATACCTTCTTATTTATTGATTTTCACGAACCACTGAGATAACCGAGAATGCCAGGGCTTGAGATGTTCATGTGTCTATAACCGGGCTTGGCACCCACCCAGTACATCGTTGTTAGGTGGCCGATTGGGTAGCTTGAGTGGGTGTGCATTACCATCTTCGGCTTAGCCGTCGTACCAGACGTGAAATAGACAAGTAACAATTCATCGGTTTTAGTCCTAACTCCCTGGAAGTTCTCAGACTTACCACTCGTTAATTCGTAATAGTCGAGCCAACCAGGGCCTGGCTTACCGAGGGTTATGAAATACTTAACACCAAGCTTCTCAAGCCTATCCCTAACCTGGTTAATCTTGTTAACAACCTCTGGGTCGGCGATTATTGCCTTGAAGTGCGCCCTCGCAGCCCTATCCTCAATATCCGCCGGTAATAACAGTGTGGTGGCTGGCGCAATCACGGCGCCCATCTTCATGAGCGCCAGGAAGGTCTCAAAGAGCTCAGGTCTGTTGTTGAGCATCACCATGACGACATCTCCACGGCCAATGCCCAGCTCGGTGAGTGCGTTGGCTAGTCTGTTAGATCTGGCCCTAAGCTCGGGGTAACTAAAGATCCTGGAATCACCGGTCTTAAATAGCTCATCATTTATGTATACGAGGGCGGGGTTTGTGGCTGTCTCTGCAAGATGCTTATCGAAGTAATCCACAGCCCAATTAAACTCGCCAGGCGGTGGCCACCGGAAGTTCGCCTTAGCCTCCTCATAACTACCCGCATTTAAGAGCATGTTTCTCTGTTTAAGGAACTCGTCAAGAACTACGCTAGCCATTATAACTTAGTGGTTCTTGATATTAATAAATTTTATCTTATTATCTTAATAGTATATTCATTAAGTGAATTAGCATATTAGATCAATAAGTGCTGTAGTATGTTAAAAATAAAAATTATTAATCAGCTCGTCTCTTCCTAAATCACCGGTCATCCATATCATCGACCCATCATCACTAGAGTAATTATTTTTATTCGGGAATTTTAAGCTTGAAGGCCGATTAATGATGCAATTATTATGCCCGTTATGACGGCTACAAAGCCCAGCGTTGATTTTAGGTTCAGTTTCTCCTTAAGCTTGGTTATTGCCAGGACCTCGGTGATTACGGGTGATAGTGCCGTTATTAACGTTGGTACCGCAATCCCTGCGTAATCCACGGATAGTACGTATAGGGGACCTCCAACGCCGTAACTAATTAATCCGGCGAGGAAAACCTTACCGCTGATTTTAACTTTGAAGCCCTCAATAGCCATCTTCAGCATTAATGCGCCAATCATTAGGGTGACGCCTCTGACGAATATTATGCCCCAGGGACTCGTGTATTCATAGGCCCTGTACAGGGCTAGGAAGGAGAAGGCGTAGAGTATGGCTGAGAGGAGGGCCATGAAGTACCCGTAAAAGGTTCCTTTGCCGGAGCCCATTATTAAGTAGAGACCGATCATTATTAGTATGGCGGGCCACGCGTACGTTAGGTATGATGGGCTAATCACGAGTAGTATTATTGGGAGTAGAACTACGTAAGCGTAGGAGATTACGTTTGCAATACCGACATCAGCATACCTAAGTGAGATTAGGAATGCGTATGTTCCAAGTACAGGCCCGAGCACCGCAAAGAGGGTCCCATAGAGCCAGGCGCCATAGTTTAATGGTGGTCTGAGTAGTATAAATGGCACGGCAAGTACGAATGCGCCTAGTGAATTCGATATTAAGTCATCGAGTGCGCTGTCCGTTGCGCCTACCCTGTAAAGTATTGGTGATACTGCCCAGGCTAGTGATGCTGCCACGGCTAATGCAATGCCGAGTAGGTAGACTAACATATTCTTCATCACGGGTGTAAAGCCCAAGCATTAAAAGGCATACTCCTAATTCATTAATTGAACGTTGGGTTAGATAAAGTATTAAAGTTTCTCGTGATCCTAATAATCAATGAATTGGAGAATAGTCTTCCTAATCCTTGGAATCGCATTATTAATTATTGGCGCACTGGTAATCGTGCTGTCAATAACTCAACGGCAGGTCGTAATTCAGATACCGGCGAATTCATCATCACCCGCCTACCTATTGCTGAGTAATTGGAGGAATCTGAGCATATACGTATCCACTGGCTACCCAATACCAAAACCAGTATTAAATGGCGAATCCTCTAAGCCACCGTCAATCCTCCAGGTATTTTACGGGCAATATGGACTACTTAGTATTAATGTGACCATCACGAACTTAGGAAACACCAGTGAAGCCTACCTAGCGCTCAACAATACGGTCATTATCAGGGGCAGTAATGGCGAGGTGTCGGTATTCATACCACCAAACTACACAACCATAGCCATTATTACCAGGTCGAGAAACCCACTGGCCATTGAGGTATTTATACCGGCTTCTTACATGTACCAGGTAATTAATGCTACATTCGTGATCATAAAATCACCGCTTACAATCAGTATATACTCAGGTAGTGGGATTACGGTAAGCAATGTGGATGGGTGGACCGTGCTCAGTATTAGTGGTAACTACACATACGTGGTTCTAAACCTCGGTGGTACATCGATAATTCCAATTAATGAATTAATGAATATCAACAATAACGAGGTCAGTAATTGGCTGGGGTTGGCGAGGAAGCCCAGGTTAAGTGGTGCACTGCTCACTGAGTACTACCTGAGCCTCCTACTGCTTATGGACGACCAAAACCCAGTCACTGGGGAATTCGCCGCATCACCGGAGCCCGTGTACTTTTATACCTGGGTTAGGGATTCATCATTCGCAGCCATGGCACTGCAGGCAGCCGGTTATTACGGACCAGCAATGAAGTACTGGTTATGGATGTGCAACGCCCAAAACTCAAGCGGCACTTGGTACACGCGTTACAACTTCTGGTACGGAACACTGGACAAGACCTTCGGCATTCCTGAGTATGACGGTATTGGGCTGTTCCAAATCGGTGTTTGGCAGTTTTATGAGTATACGCACAATAAGTCATTCCTACTGGCGGTGCTACCCTGCATCAATAAGTCCCTAGGTTGGGAGTTAGAGAGCATTGAGGAGAATGATGGTTTAATACCTAAGGACCTAAGCATTTGGGAGGGCAATTACGCCTATAACTTCTGGACGCAGGCAATTGATGACCTAGGCCTATACGCCTCAGCACAGATATATAGGGTATTGGGTCTTAACAACACGGAGATACTTAGGGCCGCCAATGAATTAAACGCCACAATACAGAGGTACTTCTACACTGGCAAGTTCTATTCACAGGCAATCACGAGCACCGTGGTATACACAAGCGGCGGTTCGCAGGTGACCTACGTACCTAATGGAATACCCGACTCATCAGTAATCCTACCCATAGCCATGGGACTGGTAAACCCACGTGGTGTTAGGGCTGTAAGCACGGTCGAAACCATAACACGTGTATTGACGGTTAATGGAGGGTTAGCGAGGTTCCCAGGCGATGATTATCACTACGATTCAAGCCTTTATGACAGTACGGCGCCAGACCCACCATGGTTGATAACCACGTTATTCCTGGCCATGTACTATGATGATGTTGGAAACTACACGGGTGTGTACAATATATTGGCATGGTGTATTGAACATTCGCAACATGGCCTATTGCCTGAGGCAATTGACCCAAGACTTGGCTATCCACTACCTACGACATCCCCATTAACTTGGTCGGCCGCGATGTACGTGCTCACGGCCCTCAATTATAGGCCACAGCATAAGCCCGTGATCACGACTATGGTCTTGGTGGCCGTGGTAATAATTTTACTCGCCATAGTGATGTTCGCGGTCTATGGCAGGGCCGGCCCTAGACAAGCCTTATGGTCTCGCCATTATTCATGAACACGGTCGGTATCTTAAGCTGGAGCTCCAGGGTTAGGGCTAGGTTCATTATCTTACTTGGCTCTCCGTGAACTAGCATTATCTTATGGGGCTTGGGCTCCATATTCCTCACATAATTAATCAATTGCCTCCTATCACTATGCCCCGAGAACCCAGGTATTGACTCGACCTTCATCTTAATATCAAGCGTGACCCTATCCGAGTAGTACCTAACCGTTAACTTCCTCTCTCCCTGCTGAATCCTCCTACCAATCGTGTTTTCCGCCTGATAAGACACGAAGATCAGCATGTTCCTCTCATCCTCGGCAGCATGCACGAAGTAGTCCATTATTGGGCCTCCATTAAGCATGCCGTGCGGAGCCAATATGACGGCTGGCGGCCCCTG from Vulcanisaeta distributa DSM 14429 harbors:
- a CDS encoding Zn-ribbon domain-containing OB-fold protein, which gives rise to MVDQRLSIPRYWRRMPQYYRLEGIQCVKCGRIYFPPRAVCECGSREFKPYPLPSTGKLLNFTVLYSVPVEFEKMKPLIIGVVDLGGVKVVGQIVDCMNPEKLSPGIDVEVVFRMVKMDGTYGLINYGYKFRPINNC
- a CDS encoding ATPase domain-containing protein encodes the protein MSSAVRRISLGINWLDYALLGGVPRGNWLLVTGEPGVGKSILTIQAAGANVDAMPVVYVSTETRFFDVVRQAKQFNIDLSDAVSLADVLAGKVKDVKTNLVVIDLFGLAREYRELLRAGEDEEGKAKAKSPLSMEVVISAIERAYEVLGVSEEGKITRDVLVIIDSLAPMWAHAPAMARLITYRLRQRLYRSNVTVIMTNQFAPTTGMTFGFGAEHIADAIIHMWIEQPERKKEIERWLIIKKARLTNHYRKAMKYEIEPGKGLTLIEPSIEELKKWFDEYAGKQGSSEEE
- a CDS encoding AMP-binding protein, which translates into the protein MAPPRAHGPKTSHSRAKWAWSTFFAAFNAGATTVVYDYSGRFSAANHLKILENYGVDTLCAPPTVWRMIILEDLTKYNLEKIKSFVSAGEPLNPEVIERVYKATGKYIRDGYGQTETTLMVGNFPGMKIKPGSMGKPAPGYDVVLVDEDGNPVGINKDGHITVRTSPRPIGLMVGYDDENKNREVFRLGLYFTGDVAFMDEEGYLYFVGRADDVFKSSDYRISPFELESDLLKHPAVAEAAVVPSPDPIRGFIPKAYIVLKPGYTPSKDLAHDIFKFIRLNIAPYKRPRAIEFVPELPKTISGKIRRVELRGLEREKRSKGIRGEHEYFEDDFPDIKQMRV
- a CDS encoding AMP-binding protein, whose amino-acid sequence is MASVVLDEFLKQRNMLLNAGSYEEAKANFRWPPPGEFNWAVDYFDKHLAETATNPALVYINDELFKTGDSRIFSYPELRARSNRLANALTELGIGRGDVVMVMLNNRPELFETFLALMKMGAVIAPATTLLLPADIEDRAARAHFKAIIADPEVVNKINQVRDRLEKLGVKYFITLGKPGPGWLDYYELTSGKSENFQGVRTKTDELLLVYFTSGTTAKPKMVMHTHSSYPIGHLTTMYWVGAKPGYRHMNISSPGILGYLSGS
- a CDS encoding DMT family transporter, whose protein sequence is MKNMLVYLLGIALAVAASLAWAVSPILYRVGATDSALDDLISNSLGAFVLAVPFILLRPPLNYGAWLYGTLFAVLGPVLGTYAFLISLRYADVGIANVISYAYVVLLPIILLVISPSYLTYAWPAILIMIGLYLIMGSGKGTFYGYFMALLSAILYAFSFLALYRAYEYTSPWGIIFVRGVTLMIGALMLKMAIEGFKVKISGKVFLAGLISYGVGGPLYVLSVDYAGIAVPTLITALSPVITEVLAITKLKEKLNLKSTLGFVAVITGIIIASLIGLQA
- a CDS encoding glycoside hydrolase family 15 protein, yielding MNWRIVFLILGIALLIIGALVIVLSITQRQVVIQIPANSSSPAYLLLSNWRNLSIYVSTGYPIPKPVLNGESSKPPSILQVFYGQYGLLSINVTITNLGNTSEAYLALNNTVIIRGSNGEVSVFIPPNYTTIAIITRSRNPLAIEVFIPASYMYQVINATFVIIKSPLTISIYSGSGITVSNVDGWTVLSISGNYTYVVLNLGGTSIIPINELMNINNNEVSNWLGLARKPRLSGALLTEYYLSLLLLMDDQNPVTGEFAASPEPVYFYTWVRDSSFAAMALQAAGYYGPAMKYWLWMCNAQNSSGTWYTRYNFWYGTLDKTFGIPEYDGIGLFQIGVWQFYEYTHNKSFLLAVLPCINKSLGWELESIEENDGLIPKDLSIWEGNYAYNFWTQAIDDLGLYASAQIYRVLGLNNTEILRAANELNATIQRYFYTGKFYSQAITSTVVYTSGGSQVTYVPNGIPDSSVILPIAMGLVNPRGVRAVSTVETITRVLTVNGGLARFPGDDYHYDSSLYDSTAPDPPWLITTLFLAMYYDDVGNYTGVYNILAWCIEHSQHGLLPEAIDPRLGYPLPTTSPLTWSAAMYVLTALNYRPQHKPVITTMVLVAVVIILLAIVMFAVYGRAGPRQALWSRHYS